From Leifsonia sp. fls2-241-R2A-40a, one genomic window encodes:
- the gtfA gene encoding sucrose phosphorylase: MTGVDLLAYADRLGGDLPRLGALLDGPLRDFAGVHILPFFVPYDGADAGFDPIDHSAVDPRLGGWDDVRAIARRREVTVDLIVNHVSSESAEFVDWLALGDQSAHDGMFLTFDTVFPDGASEDEITAFYRPRPGLPFTAYRMADGRRRLVWTTFMPSQVDLDVANDRARAYLRRTLAELKSGGVTTVRLDAVGYAVKTPGTDSFMTPETLGFVREIVGMARGEGLRVLVEVHAHYSQQLAIAPLVDYVYDFALAPLLLHSLGTGTTDRLAEWLRIRPQNAITVLDTHDGIGIIDAGPSGDRPGLIDEAEMAAIFDRAADATHGHSTLASVIPAWMSLPHQINATFFSALGADSRSYLLARAVQLWLPGRPQLYYVGLLGGLDDVALFQRTGQGRDVNRHVYTPDELEAALAGEVTRAQLALVRLRSTHPAFTGAFRYRVEADGALELEWTLGDERAALSVSFSPEPRFRIRTTGAGGALAADSVEALAAL; encoded by the coding sequence ATGACCGGGGTCGACCTCCTCGCCTACGCCGACCGCCTCGGCGGCGACCTGCCGCGGCTCGGCGCTCTGCTCGACGGTCCGTTGCGCGACTTCGCCGGGGTGCACATCCTGCCTTTCTTCGTGCCCTACGACGGCGCGGACGCCGGTTTCGACCCGATCGACCACAGCGCGGTCGACCCCCGCCTGGGTGGCTGGGACGACGTGCGCGCGATCGCGCGACGGCGCGAGGTGACGGTCGATCTGATCGTCAACCACGTGTCGAGCGAGTCGGCCGAGTTCGTGGACTGGCTGGCGCTCGGCGATCAGTCGGCCCACGACGGGATGTTCCTCACCTTCGACACCGTCTTCCCCGACGGTGCGTCCGAGGACGAGATCACGGCGTTCTATCGCCCGCGCCCCGGGCTGCCCTTCACCGCCTACCGGATGGCCGACGGCCGGCGGCGCCTCGTGTGGACCACCTTCATGCCCAGCCAGGTCGACCTCGACGTGGCGAACGACCGCGCCCGCGCGTACCTGCGCCGCACCCTCGCCGAGCTGAAGTCGGGCGGTGTCACGACGGTCCGCCTCGACGCCGTCGGGTACGCGGTGAAGACGCCCGGCACTGACAGCTTCATGACCCCCGAGACCCTGGGGTTCGTGCGGGAGATCGTCGGGATGGCGCGCGGCGAGGGGCTCCGCGTCCTGGTGGAGGTGCACGCGCACTACAGCCAGCAGCTCGCCATCGCGCCGCTCGTCGACTACGTCTACGACTTCGCGCTGGCCCCCCTGCTGCTGCACAGCCTCGGCACGGGGACGACGGATCGCCTGGCGGAGTGGCTGCGCATCCGCCCGCAGAACGCCATCACCGTGCTCGACACCCACGACGGCATCGGCATCATCGACGCGGGTCCCTCCGGCGACCGGCCCGGGCTGATCGACGAGGCCGAGATGGCCGCCATCTTCGACCGCGCCGCCGACGCCACGCACGGGCACTCGACCCTGGCGTCCGTGATCCCGGCGTGGATGAGTCTCCCGCACCAGATCAACGCGACCTTCTTCTCCGCCCTCGGCGCCGACTCCCGCAGCTACCTCCTCGCACGAGCAGTGCAGCTGTGGCTCCCGGGCAGGCCGCAGCTCTACTATGTCGGGCTTCTCGGCGGCCTGGATGATGTGGCGCTGTTCCAGCGGACCGGCCAGGGACGCGACGTCAATCGTCACGTCTACACGCCCGACGAGCTGGAGGCGGCCCTCGCCGGCGAGGTCACGCGAGCCCAATTGGCGCTCGTCCGCTTGCGGTCGACGCATCCCGCCTTCACGGGCGCGTTCCGCTACCGTGTGGAGGCGGACGGCGCTCTCGAACTGGAGTGGACCCTCGGCGACGAGCGCGCCGCCCTCAGCGTCTCGTTCTCCCCCGAGCCACGGTTCCGCATCCGCACCACGGGTGCAGGCGGTGCGCTCGCCGCCGACTCCGTCGAAGCGCTCGCCGCGCTCTGA
- a CDS encoding FGGY family carbohydrate kinase — protein sequence MEHVTPASLAALGVDVGTTNTKVVLAVLGDGVREERTVTVPTPGNGAGLQAVVLAALRDVAADSPLPVAAIGIAAMGETGCLTAPDGRPLGNLLRWADGDGASADRLVAAAGAEALYAATGVPVPSKSPLSHWLRLSDDGDARLADANWLGADGLVISALTGQAATDHTLAARTMAYRLPAAGAGDALSPAFDADLLALAGLTPDRFPRVARPGETAGRLTAAAAAATGLAAGLPVIAAGHDHAVGAWAAGVRAPGDAADSVGTAEALLRVTADVPREGALRHGMSLGRTVDGRHETLLAGNPAAGALVEWTFAELLPGTDRNDVLAQALACADGPVEAFLLPYLRGRQSPAPDASATPRLVDLTGGSAAASTRLADPASTLTAVLAGLALQLAWMDAAQTELAGPRRERLAVLGGPGAGNDAWWRLKQRILPGSLGRVDAAEPVATGAAMLAAHRVAGLTTSLPLRSADSAASAGDPALLDAFVQAATLHDKETV from the coding sequence ATGGAGCACGTGACCCCCGCTTCGCTCGCCGCACTCGGCGTCGACGTCGGCACCACCAACACGAAGGTGGTGCTGGCCGTGCTCGGCGACGGCGTGCGCGAGGAGCGCACGGTGACGGTGCCGACTCCCGGCAACGGCGCTGGGCTGCAGGCCGTGGTCCTCGCTGCCCTCCGCGACGTGGCCGCCGACAGCCCGCTGCCGGTCGCGGCGATCGGGATAGCGGCGATGGGCGAGACGGGGTGCCTCACCGCCCCCGACGGCCGGCCCCTCGGGAACCTTCTGCGCTGGGCCGACGGAGACGGCGCGTCGGCCGACCGGTTGGTCGCGGCCGCCGGCGCGGAAGCCCTCTACGCGGCCACGGGGGTTCCAGTGCCCTCGAAGTCGCCGCTGAGTCACTGGCTGCGGCTCTCCGACGACGGGGATGCGCGGCTCGCCGACGCGAACTGGCTCGGCGCCGACGGCCTCGTCATCTCCGCCCTCACCGGCCAGGCGGCCACCGACCACACCCTCGCGGCGCGCACGATGGCCTACCGCCTCCCCGCCGCTGGCGCGGGCGACGCGCTGTCTCCCGCGTTCGACGCCGATCTGCTGGCGCTCGCAGGACTCACCCCCGACCGGTTCCCGCGCGTCGCCCGCCCAGGAGAGACGGCGGGACGCCTCACTGCCGCGGCGGCGGCTGCCACGGGGCTCGCGGCCGGGCTCCCGGTCATCGCCGCGGGCCACGACCACGCGGTCGGCGCCTGGGCGGCCGGCGTCCGCGCCCCGGGCGACGCCGCCGACTCCGTCGGGACCGCCGAGGCACTGCTCCGTGTGACCGCCGACGTGCCCCGGGAGGGCGCCCTCCGCCACGGTATGAGCCTCGGGCGCACCGTCGACGGGCGTCACGAAACGCTCCTCGCCGGCAACCCGGCCGCGGGCGCGCTCGTGGAGTGGACGTTCGCCGAACTCCTGCCGGGCACCGACCGGAACGACGTGCTGGCGCAGGCGCTCGCCTGCGCCGACGGCCCGGTGGAGGCGTTCCTGCTCCCGTACCTCCGCGGCCGGCAGTCGCCCGCACCCGACGCCTCGGCCACGCCGCGGCTGGTCGACCTGACCGGCGGCTCGGCGGCCGCATCCACTCGGCTGGCCGATCCCGCGTCCACCCTCACCGCCGTGCTCGCCGGACTGGCGCTGCAGCTCGCGTGGATGGATGCGGCTCAGACCGAGCTCGCCGGCCCCCGCCGCGAGCGCCTGGCCGTGCTCGGCGGCCCCGGTGCGGGCAACGACGCCTGGTGGCGGCTGAAGCAGCGCATCCTGCCCGGCTCGCTCGGGCGCGTGGATGCGGCCGAGCCGGTCGCGACCGGTGCCGCCATGCTGGCCGCGCACCGCGTCGCGGGCCTCACGACCTCGCTGCCCCTGCGCAGCGCCGACAGCGCCGCTTCCGCGGGCGATCCGGCCCTGCTGGACGCCTTCGTGCAGGCGGCGACGCTCCACGACAAGGAAACCGTATGA
- a CDS encoding DeoR/GlpR family DNA-binding transcription regulator: protein MRYTDAPARREELLRRLSAEGYVSSSRVAEELGVSEMTIRRDLRQLEGDGLARRVVGGASLPNLGHGRPFDERAVTGSGEKRSIAEACLDLLDGAVTVALDAGTTVAPLAGMLRPGTTIVSHSAPVIRAAIEREDVELVAIGGVYQNETRSFAGATARRTIADYSLDVAVLSATAVDTSGILCANALDAELKQELARAARMTVLLVDHSKLGSRAPIRVGGLDLVDVILTDSGADPDDLQLLRDAGATVVVAGEHAVIDGSGVGVS, encoded by the coding sequence GTGCGCTACACCGATGCCCCTGCCCGTCGCGAGGAGCTGCTCCGACGGCTCTCAGCGGAGGGCTACGTGTCGTCGTCGCGCGTCGCGGAAGAGCTCGGCGTCTCCGAGATGACGATCCGCCGTGACCTCCGGCAGCTCGAAGGCGACGGCCTCGCACGGCGCGTGGTCGGCGGCGCGAGCCTCCCGAATCTCGGGCACGGCCGCCCCTTCGACGAGCGGGCGGTCACCGGAAGCGGCGAGAAGCGATCCATCGCCGAGGCGTGCCTCGACCTGCTCGACGGCGCCGTGACGGTCGCGCTCGACGCGGGCACGACCGTGGCTCCGCTGGCCGGGATGCTGCGGCCGGGCACGACCATCGTCAGCCACTCCGCCCCGGTCATCCGGGCCGCCATCGAGCGTGAGGACGTCGAACTGGTCGCCATCGGCGGCGTCTACCAGAACGAGACGCGCAGCTTCGCGGGGGCGACCGCCCGGCGCACCATCGCCGACTACTCGCTCGACGTCGCGGTGCTCTCCGCGACCGCCGTGGACACCAGCGGCATCCTCTGCGCCAACGCCCTCGACGCCGAACTGAAGCAGGAGCTCGCCCGCGCGGCCCGTATGACGGTGCTGCTCGTCGACCACTCCAAGCTCGGGTCGCGCGCGCCGATCCGCGTCGGCGGCCTCGACCTGGTGGATGTCATCCTCACCGACTCGGGCGCCGATCCGGACGACCTGCAGCTGCTCCGCGACGCGGGCGCGACCGTCGTCGTCGCGGGCGAGCACGCCGTCATCGACGGGAGCGGGGTCGGCGTCTCGTGA
- a CDS encoding MBL fold metallo-hydrolase, producing MSAFTEVAPGVHRFADTCNVYVVLPADGTARAIAVDFGSGDVLDHLGELGLDTLDAILMTHHHRDQGQGLPRAVAAGIPIHVPPVEQDLFARVDEMWSARALYNDYNLRQDRFSLLDPVPVAGTVPEYRSATFGGVEVTTIPTPGHTMGSVTYLVDRGDARVAFTGDLIYAPGKVWSLAATQWSYTENEGPAMNVLSCMLLQEEEPTILLPSHGEPMPDAIDALDRLAARMSGYVDSRRTHPWDLRDWLERPFVRLTDHLLLNRTANSCVYVLLSDSGAALFIDYGYDMSTGWPAGTDRAARRPWLASLPALKRDFGVTSVEVVLGTHYHDDHIAGFNLLRDVEGTEVWLPENVAPIMADPMRTDLPCQWFEPIPADRVLPLGETVRWREYEIVTHELPGHTLYAAAFEFEVDGVRVLATGDQQTAEGRLGVQREILNYQYRNRFRRDDFIQSAALYRRVAPGLMITGHWQGREVDEDYLQLLTEQGDELASIHDGLLPDDGMLPPADGNLVLVEPYYQRVAAGAALEYEVVVVNVFDGPREVVARLVTPDGWSDPDPATVMAEAGETVRLRFAVRATDTVRKRQRLAADVTIGSVRYGQAGDAVADTVAPPGVSHSAPALDSAGSLG from the coding sequence ATGAGCGCGTTCACCGAGGTCGCTCCCGGCGTGCACCGGTTCGCGGACACGTGCAACGTGTACGTGGTGCTGCCTGCCGACGGGACGGCCCGGGCGATCGCCGTCGACTTCGGCTCGGGGGATGTGCTGGACCACCTCGGCGAGCTCGGTCTCGACACGCTCGACGCCATCCTGATGACGCACCACCACCGCGACCAGGGTCAGGGACTCCCGCGCGCCGTCGCCGCGGGCATCCCGATCCACGTGCCGCCGGTGGAGCAGGACCTGTTCGCCCGCGTCGACGAGATGTGGTCGGCCCGTGCGCTCTACAACGACTACAACCTGCGGCAGGACCGCTTCTCGCTTCTCGACCCGGTCCCGGTGGCCGGGACGGTGCCCGAGTACCGGAGCGCGACGTTCGGCGGCGTCGAGGTGACGACCATCCCGACGCCCGGTCACACGATGGGTTCGGTTACGTACCTGGTCGACCGCGGGGATGCGCGGGTCGCCTTCACCGGCGACCTCATCTACGCGCCGGGCAAGGTGTGGTCGCTCGCGGCGACGCAGTGGTCGTACACCGAGAACGAGGGCCCGGCGATGAACGTGCTCTCGTGCATGCTGCTGCAGGAGGAGGAGCCGACCATCCTGCTCCCCTCGCACGGCGAGCCGATGCCCGACGCGATCGACGCCCTCGACCGGCTGGCGGCGCGGATGAGCGGGTACGTCGACTCGCGCCGCACCCACCCGTGGGATCTGCGGGACTGGCTGGAGCGTCCCTTCGTCCGCCTCACCGACCACCTGCTGCTGAACCGCACCGCCAACTCCTGCGTGTACGTGCTGCTGAGCGACTCGGGCGCCGCGCTCTTCATCGACTACGGCTACGACATGTCGACCGGCTGGCCTGCGGGAACAGACCGCGCCGCGCGCCGGCCGTGGCTCGCCTCGCTACCCGCGCTCAAGCGCGACTTCGGCGTCACCTCGGTCGAGGTCGTGCTCGGCACGCACTATCACGACGACCACATCGCTGGATTCAACCTCCTGCGCGACGTCGAAGGCACCGAGGTGTGGCTGCCCGAGAACGTCGCCCCGATCATGGCCGACCCGATGCGGACCGACCTGCCGTGCCAGTGGTTCGAGCCGATCCCGGCGGACCGCGTCCTTCCGCTCGGCGAGACCGTGCGCTGGCGCGAGTACGAGATCGTGACGCACGAGCTGCCCGGTCACACGCTCTACGCCGCCGCGTTCGAGTTCGAGGTGGACGGCGTGCGCGTGCTGGCGACCGGGGACCAGCAGACCGCGGAGGGCCGCCTCGGCGTGCAGCGCGAGATCCTCAACTACCAGTACCGCAACCGGTTCCGCCGCGACGACTTCATCCAGAGCGCCGCGCTCTATCGGCGGGTGGCACCCGGTCTCATGATCACCGGTCACTGGCAGGGCCGCGAAGTGGACGAGGACTACCTGCAGCTGCTGACCGAGCAGGGCGACGAGCTGGCGAGCATCCACGACGGCCTGCTCCCCGACGACGGGATGCTGCCGCCGGCGGACGGCAATCTGGTGCTCGTCGAACCGTACTATCAGCGGGTCGCAGCGGGCGCAGCGCTCGAGTACGAGGTGGTCGTGGTCAACGTATTCGACGGGCCGCGCGAGGTCGTGGCGAGGCTCGTGACGCCCGACGGCTGGAGCGATCCCGACCCCGCGACGGTGATGGCCGAGGCGGGCGAGACGGTCCGGCTGCGGTTCGCGGTGCGCGCCACCGACACGGTGCGCAAGCGGCAGCGGCTCGCCGCCGACGTGACCATCGGGAGCGTGCGCTACGGCCAGGC
- a CDS encoding aspartate/glutamate racemase family protein — MAGGAMIAGLLHTVPALAPTFDLLVADAVPGVEREHVVDAWMLETAIAEGVTPAVRSRVASHLRHLADSGADAILVTCSSIGEAAEEAAADLGIPVIRVDAAMAAEAAHVAAGRVAVLATNTATLGPTTRLIEREATAQGVDTTVTAAVVEGAAAARSAGDQAGHDRLIAEAVRAAAQPADGGAPAGVIVLAQASMAAAAEAAGVGIPVLTSPAGGVARLAEALTPSDPGRPSASANRPAAPGSDGPSPAASS; from the coding sequence GTGGCGGGAGGCGCGATGATCGCCGGACTGCTGCACACCGTCCCCGCCCTCGCGCCGACGTTCGACCTGCTCGTCGCGGACGCTGTCCCCGGCGTCGAGCGCGAGCACGTCGTGGACGCGTGGATGCTCGAGACGGCCATCGCCGAGGGCGTCACGCCCGCGGTCCGCTCGCGCGTCGCCTCCCACCTGCGGCACCTGGCCGACTCGGGCGCCGACGCGATCCTGGTGACCTGCTCCTCCATTGGCGAGGCCGCCGAGGAGGCCGCCGCCGATCTCGGCATCCCCGTCATCCGGGTCGATGCCGCCATGGCCGCCGAAGCCGCACACGTCGCGGCGGGGCGTGTCGCGGTGCTCGCGACGAACACCGCGACGCTCGGGCCGACCACGCGGCTCATCGAGCGGGAGGCGACGGCGCAGGGTGTCGACACGACCGTGACGGCGGCCGTCGTCGAGGGTGCGGCCGCCGCTCGCTCGGCAGGCGACCAGGCCGGCCACGACCGCCTCATCGCGGAGGCCGTGCGCGCTGCTGCACAACCGGCGGACGGCGGTGCGCCCGCCGGCGTGATCGTCCTCGCGCAGGCGTCGATGGCCGCAGCCGCCGAGGCGGCAGGCGTCGGCATCCCCGTGCTCACCTCCCCGGCCGGCGGCGTCGCCCGGCTCGCGGAGGCACTGACCCCGTCGGACCCGGGAAGGCCGTCCGCCAGCGCGAACCGGCCGGCCGCTCCCGGGTCCGACGGTCCTTCTCCGGCGGCGTCCTCATGA